Within Sphaerodactylus townsendi isolate TG3544 linkage group LG05, MPM_Stown_v2.3, whole genome shotgun sequence, the genomic segment AAGAAGCGCTGGAAACCAAAACATTTCTTGTACCAATCTAGTATTGCTTGAGAACTACCTGGGGTACAAGCATAGGTGATGTGGTCAAAATGTGTGACCTCCCTATCTCTTCTAAAGTCTTTAGAGGAACCCTCTACACCAAGAAAGCCAGGCAGGAAAAGCCCACAATACTGTGATCGGTCAAGCAGAGTGTGGCTGATATTGCCCAAAatggatctcaccactgcataAGTGACACAACCACCCTCATCTGCGACATTAGTAGGAGGGATAAGGATTTGGCAGCCTTGTTCCTGAAGGCTCTGGGAGACACCAGGTACGTTCTCCATCTCAAAGCAAATGTTGGAAGCTGTGCTGACTGCATGCTTCAGATCCACATCATACAAAAACCTTTGATCCTTGCAGGGATCAGAAGAAAACTTCGGTGGGACTTCCCTGGCTGCCTTCAGCCTCTCATTGACAATAAAGACAGCAGCTCCTCTTCTCAGTGCCAGTTGCTTGCTCGATGCAGTCACTCGTGCAGCAAACAGTTCAAAGCCAAACTTTTGTACTAGGTTCTTGGCCAGTTGCTGCTTCTCAGGAACATGGAAACCAATGTAGCACAACTGCTTCACAGACATAATGCAGTTGGAAGGGGTAGTGGGATGCAATACACAATTTTTCTGTCAGatctacagaaaaataaaagaaagcaaactCCGTGGTTAGATGACAAGGTCAGATGGAGACTGCTGACATTCCAGGGAAAGTGTCCCAACTTTCATATGGGAAGTGTGAGAAAGGAAAAGCTCTATGGGACCTCCCCTTCTGATTCCATGTTATCAAAAAGCCAAAGGAAACTAGAACTGGTCTGTGAAACTGACCAATTGGCTAATTAAAATATTCACCTGCATAAATTAGCACCCTGTTCCCTAGGTTGTATGGGACAGGATCTAGCcaacttattattttatttattttaaaataaa encodes:
- the HPDL gene encoding 4-hydroxyphenylpyruvate dioxygenase-like protein, whose product is MSVKQLCYIGFHVPEKQQLAKNLVQKFGFELFAARVTASSKQLALRRGAAVFIVNERLKAAREVPPKFSSDPCKDQRFLYDVDLKHAVSTASNICFEMENVPGVSQSLQEQGCQILIPPTNVADEGGCVTYAVVRSILGNISHTLLDRSQYCGLFLPGFLGVEGSSKDFRRDREVTHFDHITYACTPGSSQAILDWYKKCFGFQRFFVHQQDAAAEGYSIRGAGMGLRLTAMHCSGSGLTQLDHDCKLVLAESLPQQRKNQVDTFLEQHGGAGIQHVALYTSDIIRTAAAMAKSGASFVEPPITYYSDNNRAKEMQQVGQDPQLLEHYGILLDSEVAEESSSISPGVHGKQYLMQIFTKPLFAEDTFFLELIERSGAIGFGERNIRALWQAVQNYMDKQ